In Halobacteriovorax marinus SJ, the following proteins share a genomic window:
- a CDS encoding response regulator transcription factor, translating into MMKSKILVVDDSEDIRILVQKVLGDKYILEMAQNSEEALTKAIEFSPDLILLDIMMPDTSGYEICSQIKSRDEMKNTPIIFLSSKTGSNSRVTGYKLGAIQYIEKPFETEELKEVVNSVLRNVSRTDQNEIQNYEDITLNIPSQEVVVIGERVHFTSSEFKIIHLLLKNTNRVLSREKILNHIAPGNFSANDRMIDTYISALRRKIKKSNFQIKSVYGEGYKIIASA; encoded by the coding sequence ATGATGAAATCTAAAATACTAGTCGTTGATGACAGTGAAGACATCAGAATCCTAGTGCAAAAAGTTTTAGGTGATAAGTATATTTTAGAGATGGCCCAAAATAGTGAAGAGGCCCTAACTAAGGCCATAGAGTTTAGTCCAGACCTCATTCTACTAGATATCATGATGCCCGATACAAGTGGCTATGAGATTTGCTCACAAATAAAATCAAGAGACGAGATGAAGAATACTCCTATTATTTTTCTCTCATCTAAAACCGGAAGTAATAGTCGTGTAACAGGCTATAAACTAGGTGCAATTCAATATATAGAGAAACCTTTTGAGACTGAAGAGTTAAAAGAAGTTGTTAACTCCGTTCTTAGAAATGTCTCTAGAACTGATCAAAATGAAATTCAAAACTATGAAGACATCACTCTCAACATCCCCTCTCAAGAGGTGGTCGTCATTGGAGAGCGCGTACACTTTACAAGTAGTGAATTCAAAATCATTCACTTACTTTTAAAGAATACTAATCGTGTTCTTAGTAGAGAGAAGATATTAAATCATATAGCTCCCGGAAATTTTTCGGCCAATGATCGCATGATAGATACCTATATCTCAGCTCTACGAAGAAAAATTAAGAAATCGAATTTTCAAATTAAGTCCGTCTACGGCGAGGGTTACAAGATTATTGCCTCAGCATAA
- a CDS encoding efflux RND transporter permease subunit, translating to MIQNLIEFSIRKRAIVVILFCFVALLSVFSLKTARIDAIPDIGENQQIVFTEWAGRSPKDIEEQVTYPLSVIMQGLPGVKSIRATSAFGFSIVYIIFKDDVDFYWSRSRVLSKISIATKELPPGVTPKMGPDATGLGQVFWYTLENTPDNPHPKSLVELRSLQDFFVKYSLQSVSGVSEVASIGGFVKEYQIDVDPNKLMAFDIHFSALIKAIQESNIDVGAEVIEDGDREFIVRGKGFFKSIGDIENVVVSVRNKTPIRVSDLASVQTGPSFRRGALDKNGSEAVGGVVTMRFGENPKEVIDNVKKKIAIVEQGLPRGVRLVPFYDRTEVIERTIGTVYSALAQEIIITIIVILIFLLHFKSSILVTLTLPFGVGISFILMKVLGIDSNVMSLSGLVIAIGSMVDMGIIMTENIYSSLAQRKGNISQAERVEIIVKSAREVGPAILTAVLTTIVTFLPVFALSGSEGKLFGPLAWAKTLAMFGSVVVAIILVPALSAFFLKGELKEIKKNIVSSFIVRTYKPILNWTLSNRLKFLILPLVLLLVGGYSYTQIGKEFMPSLNEGEILYMPVTTPDVSMTKARELLAYTDRELIKHPLVSDAIGKLGRASTAIDPAPVAMFETIVKLKPKEEWPSGVSIYDIMNELDSKLQVPGLVNAWLFPIENRIAMISTGIKTQIGIKIFGDDLKVLESLAAKIGKEIEKVEGSYGIYAEKISGKPYIEFDIDRVAASRYGINTGTINKILQTAVGGMSIGQFFEGRERYPIRVRYKKELRDRIDELKKVLVPSPLGQHVPLSELAKINIVTGPAMIQSENGMLRSLVLLNVQGRDLIGFVEEAKELVSKNIELPHGYSIVWAGQYENQVRSNNRLLILIPFALLINIFLIYLGIKNLRNAAIVFSAVPVAFAGGLILLWVGGFNSSVAVWVGFIALFGIAVDDGVVMMTYLQEAIKKNCPSNWSELKECIVHAGTRRIRPLVMTTTTTVIALLPIMWSTSTGSEVMKPMAIPTLGGMLVEFITLFIVPVVFSYFEQRRIQNLR from the coding sequence ATGATTCAAAACCTTATTGAATTTTCGATTAGAAAGAGAGCTATAGTAGTTATTCTCTTTTGTTTTGTGGCCCTCTTGTCTGTATTTTCATTAAAGACAGCGCGTATTGATGCTATTCCTGATATAGGTGAAAATCAGCAAATCGTTTTTACAGAGTGGGCGGGACGCTCTCCAAAGGATATTGAAGAGCAAGTTACTTACCCTCTGAGTGTTATTATGCAAGGGCTTCCTGGCGTAAAAAGTATTAGGGCCACTTCAGCTTTTGGCTTTTCTATTGTCTATATTATTTTTAAAGATGATGTTGACTTCTATTGGAGTCGCTCACGAGTACTCTCTAAAATATCAATAGCAACAAAAGAGCTTCCTCCTGGAGTAACTCCTAAGATGGGTCCAGATGCTACAGGTCTAGGACAAGTCTTTTGGTATACTTTAGAGAATACACCCGATAACCCCCATCCAAAGTCTTTGGTTGAACTTCGCTCGTTACAGGATTTCTTTGTTAAGTACTCACTACAAAGTGTGAGCGGTGTAAGTGAAGTCGCAAGTATTGGTGGCTTTGTAAAAGAGTATCAAATAGACGTTGATCCCAATAAATTAATGGCCTTCGATATTCATTTTTCTGCGCTTATTAAGGCCATACAGGAAAGTAATATCGACGTTGGTGCTGAGGTCATTGAAGATGGAGACAGGGAGTTTATAGTTAGAGGTAAAGGATTTTTTAAATCCATTGGCGATATTGAAAACGTCGTTGTGTCCGTAAGAAATAAAACTCCTATAAGAGTAAGTGATCTCGCTAGCGTTCAGACTGGGCCCTCTTTTAGAAGAGGAGCACTCGATAAGAATGGAAGCGAAGCTGTTGGGGGAGTGGTCACGATGCGCTTTGGTGAAAACCCTAAGGAAGTAATCGACAATGTAAAAAAGAAAATTGCTATCGTTGAACAGGGTCTCCCTAGAGGAGTTAGACTTGTACCATTCTATGATCGAACTGAAGTTATTGAGCGCACCATTGGAACCGTCTATAGTGCTCTTGCTCAAGAGATCATTATAACAATTATTGTAATTTTAATTTTTCTTCTACATTTTAAATCTTCAATTCTGGTCACTCTCACTCTTCCTTTTGGCGTAGGTATTAGTTTTATTCTCATGAAAGTCCTAGGTATCGACTCAAACGTTATGAGTCTATCGGGATTAGTCATCGCCATTGGTTCAATGGTGGATATGGGTATTATAATGACTGAGAATATCTATTCTTCACTGGCCCAAAGAAAAGGTAATATATCCCAAGCTGAGCGAGTTGAAATTATTGTAAAGTCTGCTAGAGAAGTTGGCCCTGCTATTCTAACGGCCGTATTAACAACTATCGTTACCTTCTTGCCTGTCTTTGCTCTAAGTGGAAGTGAAGGAAAGCTATTTGGTCCTTTGGCATGGGCGAAGACACTTGCAATGTTTGGCTCTGTTGTTGTGGCAATTATTCTCGTCCCTGCTCTTAGTGCTTTCTTTTTAAAAGGGGAGCTTAAAGAAATTAAGAAAAATATTGTTAGCTCCTTTATTGTTAGGACTTATAAGCCTATTTTAAATTGGACGCTATCTAATAGACTTAAGTTTTTGATTCTGCCGCTCGTTCTCTTATTAGTAGGAGGATATTCCTATACTCAAATTGGAAAGGAATTTATGCCTTCACTCAATGAAGGAGAGATTCTCTACATGCCTGTGACAACACCTGACGTTAGTATGACTAAGGCCAGAGAGTTATTGGCCTATACGGATAGGGAGCTGATTAAGCATCCACTAGTCAGTGATGCTATTGGAAAACTTGGGCGGGCGAGTACTGCAATTGATCCTGCACCAGTGGCGATGTTTGAGACTATTGTTAAATTAAAACCTAAGGAAGAATGGCCAAGTGGTGTTTCAATTTATGACATCATGAATGAACTTGACTCAAAACTTCAAGTCCCTGGTTTGGTTAATGCATGGCTCTTTCCCATTGAAAATCGTATCGCTATGATTTCCACTGGTATTAAGACTCAAATAGGAATTAAAATATTTGGTGATGATTTAAAAGTACTTGAGTCTCTTGCTGCGAAGATAGGAAAAGAGATAGAGAAGGTTGAGGGGAGCTATGGAATTTACGCGGAGAAGATTTCGGGTAAACCTTATATTGAATTCGATATTGATCGGGTGGCCGCTTCTCGCTATGGTATAAATACTGGAACTATTAATAAGATCCTACAGACAGCTGTTGGGGGAATGAGTATTGGGCAATTCTTTGAAGGGCGTGAACGCTATCCTATTCGTGTACGTTATAAGAAAGAGCTTAGAGATCGTATTGATGAACTCAAGAAGGTTCTAGTTCCTAGTCCTCTTGGACAGCATGTTCCACTTTCTGAGTTGGCCAAGATCAATATCGTTACAGGGCCTGCGATGATTCAGTCTGAAAATGGTATGCTCAGGTCCCTTGTTCTTCTAAATGTACAGGGCAGAGACCTTATTGGTTTTGTAGAAGAGGCCAAGGAATTAGTCTCTAAGAATATAGAACTTCCTCATGGTTATTCCATTGTGTGGGCCGGTCAGTATGAAAATCAAGTGAGATCAAATAATAGACTTCTCATATTAATTCCATTTGCTCTTCTTATAAATATTTTCCTTATCTATCTTGGAATCAAGAATTTAAGAAATGCTGCTATCGTCTTTAGTGCTGTCCCTGTGGCCTTCGCTGGAGGGCTAATACTCCTATGGGTTGGAGGTTTTAACTCCTCTGTCGCCGTATGGGTTGGCTTTATTGCTCTCTTTGGAATCGCTGTCGATGACGGAGTTGTCATGATGACTTATCTCCAAGAGGCAATTAAAAAGAATTGCCCATCGAATTGGAGTGAGTTGAAGGAGTGTATCGTTCATGCAGGTACCAGAAGAATTAGACCCTTAGTGATGACAACAACCACTACTGTAATCGCTCTGCTTCCTATCATGTGGTCTACAAGTACTGGTAGTGAAGTGATGAAGCCCATGGCAATCCCCACTCTTGGGGGGATGCTAGTAGAGTTTATAACTCTCTTTATTGTTCCAGTGGTTTTTTCATACTTCGAGCAAAGAAGAATTCAAAACTTAAGGTAG
- a CDS encoding S8 family serine peptidase: MKKMALGLGLLFSASTLASTVAIIDSGTDMKHKDIAPKAWINSVEIPDNNRDEDRNGYQDDIYGWNFAESNNQVIDYKYLGTLNEDVRKFFIVQEKMMRQTATQEEIEWAREILKDEAFIKRISIYGNFMHGTHVAGIAAKKANNAKIMAVKLIPTEVKLPGQDKISKKDGFALKMFKKGLELLAKQQATMMEEIGYYVDGHKADVANGSFGTGYPQAQQITAMLYKTLFRKDPTPELNHELSLVFLNAAVRENARLVEVAPNTLFVFAAGNDGLDNDKFPTSPTNIQADNVISVAATMGRMAIAPFSNYGKEMVDVAAPGVGILSAAPGDEYVKVSGTSQAAPFVANIAARVKDANPSLSPVDIKKIIMGTVDYKNYLTDKVLTGGLVNPGRAVQAGILSGTRSVEDSISAAREQVADVVVEGEAKSLPLMGSGFVIPLPSMFKF, from the coding sequence ATGAAAAAGATGGCCCTAGGACTTGGACTATTATTCTCAGCTAGCACACTAGCTTCTACTGTAGCCATTATTGATTCTGGTACAGATATGAAACACAAAGATATTGCTCCTAAAGCATGGATCAACTCTGTAGAAATTCCAGATAATAATAGAGACGAAGACCGCAATGGATACCAAGATGATATCTATGGATGGAACTTTGCTGAGAGCAATAACCAAGTTATTGACTATAAGTATCTTGGAACTCTTAACGAAGACGTAAGAAAGTTCTTCATCGTTCAAGAAAAGATGATGAGACAAACGGCTACTCAAGAAGAAATTGAATGGGCCAGAGAAATCTTAAAGGATGAGGCATTCATCAAGAGAATCTCTATTTATGGTAACTTCATGCACGGAACACACGTTGCTGGTATCGCTGCAAAGAAGGCCAATAACGCAAAAATCATGGCCGTTAAATTAATTCCAACGGAAGTAAAGCTACCGGGTCAAGACAAGATTTCTAAGAAAGATGGATTTGCTCTTAAGATGTTTAAGAAAGGTCTAGAACTTTTGGCCAAGCAACAAGCAACCATGATGGAAGAGATTGGTTACTATGTTGACGGACATAAGGCTGATGTTGCCAACGGTTCTTTTGGTACTGGTTACCCACAAGCTCAGCAAATTACAGCTATGCTTTATAAGACGCTTTTTAGAAAAGATCCAACTCCAGAGCTTAATCATGAATTGAGTTTAGTATTTTTAAATGCAGCAGTTAGAGAGAATGCAAGACTTGTAGAAGTTGCACCAAATACTCTCTTTGTTTTCGCCGCAGGTAATGATGGATTAGATAATGATAAATTCCCAACTTCTCCAACAAATATCCAAGCTGACAACGTAATCTCTGTTGCAGCAACTATGGGAAGAATGGCCATCGCTCCTTTTTCAAATTACGGTAAGGAAATGGTTGATGTAGCCGCTCCGGGTGTAGGAATTCTTTCAGCTGCTCCAGGTGATGAGTACGTAAAGGTTTCTGGAACTTCTCAAGCTGCTCCATTTGTTGCAAATATTGCAGCGAGAGTAAAAGATGCTAACCCATCTCTTTCTCCTGTTGATATTAAGAAAATTATTATGGGAACAGTTGACTATAAGAACTACCTTACTGATAAAGTTTTAACAGGTGGTCTTGTAAACCCTGGAAGAGCTGTTCAGGCAGGTATCCTTTCGGGAACAAGAAGCGTTGAAGATTCAATTTCAGCTGCTAGAGAACAAGTAGCAGATGTTGTTGTTGAAGGTGAGGCAAAGTCTCTTCCATTAATGGGAAGCGGATTTGTTATCCCACTTCCATCAATGTTTAAATTCTAA
- a CDS encoding efflux RND transporter periplasmic adaptor subunit: MNRYLIIILLFLSFGCDKSGHSNHVHDSDSKSGSVKTYYTCSMHPSVKEDAPGKCPICHMNLTKVEVDDSIESKDQVSNTPKVIYRCKDYPEVTSEVKEECPIDGTMMINDSLFEASKIVAKVKLRSSQLSHFKPDYFPVTSMRMTKRIRLLGSVLQSEEKESNIPARIGGRVEKVYVKSSGSFIRVGDPVVEIYSPKLITAGEEYLVARESFSKTKKREFKEMLEQSKEKLRLLGIRSKQIEKWYKDKTIPKNIIIYSNTTGVVRKKNAFVGAYFKEGQNFFELSDLSDVWVEMDVYEQDSSLVQLGQRVELEFSALPGVKINGVIDFINPVLDSQSRTLKVRATIKNESGKLRPGMIANAVLEIKFDGLPLVVPRSAIIDTGKRKVVWLKVSDKDFRALSIQTGFESDGYVEVVTGLKEGDQVVIEGNFLLDAQAQLFGGYEDMESSPAMEGHNH; the protein is encoded by the coding sequence GTGAATAGATACCTAATTATAATTCTACTATTTCTAAGCTTTGGTTGCGACAAGTCCGGGCACTCGAATCACGTTCATGATTCAGACTCTAAGTCAGGGAGTGTAAAGACTTATTATACTTGTTCCATGCACCCTAGTGTAAAAGAGGATGCTCCAGGAAAGTGTCCTATATGTCATATGAATTTAACTAAAGTAGAAGTTGATGACAGTATCGAGAGTAAAGATCAAGTGTCCAATACTCCTAAAGTTATCTATAGATGTAAAGATTATCCTGAAGTCACAAGTGAAGTGAAAGAAGAGTGCCCCATTGATGGAACGATGATGATTAACGATTCACTTTTTGAAGCTTCTAAAATTGTAGCGAAGGTAAAACTTCGAAGCTCACAACTCTCTCACTTTAAACCAGACTACTTTCCCGTAACTTCAATGCGAATGACAAAGAGGATTCGCTTACTTGGGTCTGTACTTCAATCTGAGGAAAAGGAGAGTAATATTCCCGCTAGAATCGGTGGTCGTGTAGAGAAGGTCTATGTTAAATCAAGTGGTAGTTTTATACGCGTTGGGGATCCCGTTGTTGAAATCTATAGCCCTAAGCTCATTACTGCAGGAGAAGAGTACCTTGTTGCAAGAGAGAGTTTTTCTAAGACAAAGAAGCGTGAATTTAAAGAGATGCTTGAGCAATCCAAAGAAAAGCTTAGGCTCCTAGGAATTAGGAGCAAACAGATAGAGAAGTGGTATAAAGACAAAACTATTCCAAAGAATATTATTATCTATTCCAATACAACGGGTGTTGTTAGAAAGAAGAACGCCTTTGTTGGTGCCTATTTTAAGGAGGGACAGAATTTCTTCGAACTCTCAGATCTCTCTGATGTTTGGGTGGAGATGGATGTCTATGAACAAGATTCCTCGCTTGTCCAATTAGGTCAACGGGTAGAGCTAGAGTTTAGTGCTCTTCCTGGTGTGAAGATAAATGGTGTCATTGATTTCATTAACCCTGTTCTTGATTCACAGTCTCGCACCCTTAAAGTTAGGGCGACAATAAAGAATGAATCGGGCAAACTTCGCCCTGGAATGATTGCTAACGCTGTACTTGAAATTAAATTTGATGGACTCCCTCTAGTCGTACCACGCTCGGCCATCATCGATACAGGTAAGAGAAAAGTTGTTTGGCTCAAAGTTTCTGATAAAGACTTTAGGGCGCTATCAATTCAAACTGGGTTTGAGTCTGACGGTTATGTAGAAGTAGTCACTGGACTTAAAGAAGGTGATCAAGTTGTTATAGAAGGGAATTTTCTTCTAGATGCACAGGCGCAGCTCTTTGGTGGCTATGAAGACATGGAAAGTTCTCCAGCAATGGAAGGACATAATCACTAG
- a CDS encoding TolC family protein: MYKYALILLFTLNAYGTSFNEALEMLSEHQSVKSMLSLSKSSYAKGDGQNSWGDPVLKIAAKNLPEDSLKRDQSPMSGIETSISQKIALTTKYSNMGDSIRAKAKALEYSALDAFRELKVSLWNIVILERKLKEEREILKENFDWLNKIIKVTKKLYVNGKVSGQALLEIQIRKSEVEMKLSKVDYDLLKLTKSLEYLLGEGNGEIDAQTIPWKILKTTSEVDFDYKALALKEKLSAQKLALSASRKNFIPDVTISVGHTKRSNIDGKGDFVSGAISFSIPISSKMYAYKREQSSLHQSALFEYRNYQDSKRRDSDQLEIEYKKIKKDLEILSSKTINFAKDSRAITSKSYGLGNSSYVELLQSELKLQELLMLKSDLLSKRDSIKVQLKYKRGEKLSE; this comes from the coding sequence ATGTATAAATACGCTTTAATTCTACTCTTTACCCTCAACGCCTATGGCACTTCCTTTAATGAGGCGCTAGAGATGCTAAGTGAGCATCAAAGTGTTAAGTCAATGCTATCACTCTCAAAATCGAGCTATGCCAAGGGAGATGGTCAAAATTCATGGGGAGATCCCGTGCTTAAAATAGCAGCAAAGAATCTTCCTGAAGATAGTTTAAAAAGGGATCAGTCTCCAATGTCTGGTATCGAAACTTCTATTAGTCAGAAGATTGCCCTCACTACGAAGTATTCCAATATGGGGGACTCAATAAGGGCCAAGGCAAAGGCCCTAGAATATAGTGCTCTAGACGCTTTTAGAGAGTTAAAGGTTTCTCTGTGGAATATAGTTATCTTAGAGAGGAAGTTAAAAGAAGAGAGAGAAATACTAAAAGAGAATTTCGACTGGCTAAATAAAATTATTAAAGTCACTAAGAAATTATATGTGAATGGTAAAGTTTCAGGGCAGGCCCTACTTGAAATCCAGATTAGAAAATCAGAAGTGGAGATGAAATTAAGTAAAGTCGATTACGATCTCTTAAAGTTAACTAAATCCCTTGAATATCTACTAGGAGAAGGAAATGGGGAAATCGATGCACAGACAATACCGTGGAAAATTCTAAAGACAACTTCTGAAGTTGACTTCGACTATAAGGCCCTCGCCCTAAAAGAAAAACTCAGTGCGCAGAAGCTTGCTCTATCAGCTTCAAGAAAGAACTTTATCCCAGATGTTACCATTTCTGTTGGTCATACTAAACGCTCCAATATTGATGGAAAGGGAGACTTTGTTTCAGGAGCGATTAGCTTCTCTATTCCTATTTCATCTAAGATGTACGCTTACAAGAGAGAGCAATCATCCTTACATCAGTCTGCACTTTTTGAGTATAGAAATTATCAAGATTCAAAGAGACGAGACAGTGATCAGTTAGAGATTGAGTATAAGAAAATAAAAAAAGATCTAGAGATTTTAAGTTCTAAGACTATTAACTTTGCCAAAGACTCTAGGGCCATAACATCTAAATCATATGGACTAGGAAACTCTAGTTATGTTGAACTACTACAATCGGAACTAAAATTACAAGAACTCTTGATGCTTAAATCTGACCTCCTCTCTAAGCGAGATAGCATAAAGGTTCAACTCAAATATAAACGTGGGGAAAAACTCAGTGAATAG
- a CDS encoding response regulator, translated as MLGKNVVIVDDCKDYTELIAKKLKREGFSIKSFTAPDKAFDYIIKNGQEVDLIILDLMMPKLNGLEFLATLSERQVKTRPQYKVCVLSDKHDLLEIETAFKLGASEYFLKSEPLEILVEKIYEFMEVSSHPTPDQKKEFISLLEITNIIHDFQLVNFDENNVTLYSREELPIHSTIQINSEKLKKFKQTTMPINCIVDNCEILDERILITCQYLDQAA; from the coding sequence ATGCTTGGTAAGAACGTTGTAATAGTAGATGACTGCAAAGATTATACAGAACTTATAGCGAAGAAATTAAAGCGCGAAGGCTTTTCAATAAAGTCTTTCACCGCTCCCGATAAAGCATTTGACTACATCATTAAAAATGGACAAGAAGTTGATCTCATTATTCTAGATTTAATGATGCCTAAATTAAATGGTCTCGAGTTTCTCGCGACTCTAAGTGAGAGACAAGTTAAAACGAGACCCCAATATAAAGTTTGCGTCCTTAGCGATAAGCACGATCTCCTAGAAATAGAAACTGCATTTAAACTTGGTGCGAGTGAATATTTTCTAAAGTCAGAACCACTAGAGATTTTAGTGGAGAAAATATATGAGTTCATGGAAGTTTCATCTCACCCAACACCAGATCAGAAAAAAGAATTTATCTCTCTTTTAGAGATCACAAATATTATTCACGATTTTCAATTAGTAAATTTTGACGAAAATAATGTCACTCTCTATTCGCGCGAAGAATTACCTATACATTCAACGATTCAGATAAATAGTGAGAAGCTTAAAAAGTTCAAGCAGACCACCATGCCAATCAATTGCATAGTAGATAATTGTGAAATTCTAGACGAGAGAATTCTCATTACTTGCCAATACCTAGACCAAGCTGCCTAA
- a CDS encoding 2-hydroxyacid dehydrogenase, whose product MRIFITKPIIESGIEILRSAGHEVNVHQGEKGITKEELYSAAKESDALITMLSDKIDEEFLEKNSHLLVIANYAVGFNNIDIEAAKRLAIPVANTPDVLTHATAELAFALLLSSARRITEAHNSIASNNWKGWEPMGFLGQSLANKTLGIFGAGRIGQSFAKMCQGAFDMEVLYTSRTEKNDFPAKRVSFDELVEKSDIISVHCDLNATTMGKFNRDIFKKMKSSSIFINTARGEIHNEVDLHWALTHGEVWGAGLDVTNPEPMSADSPLLKLPNVTITPHIGSATLKARSEMSDLVATNILKGLIKEKLLTPVY is encoded by the coding sequence ATGCGAATTTTTATTACAAAGCCAATAATTGAGTCAGGAATAGAGATTCTACGCAGTGCGGGTCACGAAGTGAACGTCCACCAAGGTGAAAAAGGTATCACCAAAGAAGAACTATACAGCGCTGCAAAAGAGTCCGATGCTCTAATCACTATGCTAAGCGATAAAATAGATGAAGAATTCTTAGAGAAAAACTCGCACTTACTTGTCATCGCCAACTATGCTGTAGGGTTTAATAATATAGATATTGAAGCGGCCAAGAGGCTTGCAATCCCCGTGGCCAATACTCCCGATGTTCTCACCCATGCAACGGCAGAATTGGCCTTTGCACTCTTGCTCTCAAGTGCAAGAAGAATCACTGAGGCCCACAACTCCATTGCTTCCAATAATTGGAAGGGATGGGAGCCGATGGGATTTCTAGGACAAAGTCTGGCCAATAAGACTTTGGGAATTTTTGGTGCCGGCAGAATCGGACAAAGTTTCGCCAAAATGTGCCAAGGGGCATTTGATATGGAAGTGCTCTATACTTCTCGAACTGAAAAGAATGACTTTCCTGCAAAGAGAGTAAGCTTTGATGAGCTTGTAGAAAAGAGTGATATTATCAGCGTTCACTGTGACCTTAATGCTACAACAATGGGAAAGTTCAATAGAGATATTTTCAAGAAAATGAAGTCCAGCTCGATATTTATCAATACGGCCCGCGGTGAAATACACAACGAAGTTGATCTTCACTGGGCCCTTACTCATGGTGAAGTTTGGGGAGCTGGTCTTGATGTCACAAACCCAGAACCTATGAGCGCAGACTCTCCCCTTTTGAAACTTCCAAATGTGACGATAACTCCACATATCGGATCCGCCACACTTAAGGCCAGATCTGAGATGAGTGATTTAGTGGCAACAAATATCCTCAAAGGCCTAATAAAAGAGAAATTATTGACCCCAGTCTATTAA
- a CDS encoding S8 family peptidase: MRDSKAKLILGAAVLVLTTSASAKNRLIIKYRPVIETSQFKSKSEFVKKKFASKEEMQKEYEALKNSSMVESVEVDALLTTQQIHAEANSSDSRFSEQWSLGRSDGGIEAQEAWDITKGSSSTVVAVIDTGVVSHSDLNSKLLPGYDMVSDLSFANDGNGRDNDPSDPGDWISFGDSCYQGQSRNSTWHGTHVAGIIAASSNNSKGIAGVNWNAKILPVRALGKCGGYTTDIADAVKWAAGVSVAGTPTNQNPASVINLSLGGSGPCSAYMQDAINQAKSKGAVVVVAAGNSSANLDTTDFTPANCQGVLVVGSSTQNGYKSYFSNYGKVVDVSAPGGGNGSSVLSLGNTGSTTPSSESYVYQSGTSMSAPHVAGIVSLMKGVNPGLYPDQLMALVKEAAKSFPWSSGCEDGECGSGIALAWRAIELAQVESPDSTFRDTEETRAGTAPISQSPTMSTSGDSGGLCGSVIYKDESKNNSAGGSLFMVIAFALISISLLKKKIVA; the protein is encoded by the coding sequence GTGAGAGACTCAAAAGCCAAGTTGATTCTTGGCGCAGCAGTGTTGGTTCTTACCACTTCAGCTAGCGCTAAGAATAGACTTATTATCAAGTACAGACCTGTTATTGAAACTAGCCAATTTAAATCAAAATCTGAATTCGTAAAAAAGAAATTCGCCTCTAAAGAAGAGATGCAAAAAGAGTATGAAGCGCTCAAGAACTCCTCTATGGTCGAGTCCGTAGAGGTTGATGCTCTTCTTACAACACAGCAGATTCATGCTGAGGCAAACTCTAGTGACTCGCGCTTTTCTGAGCAATGGTCGCTAGGGAGAAGTGATGGTGGTATCGAGGCCCAAGAGGCATGGGATATCACTAAGGGAAGTTCTAGCACTGTGGTTGCCGTTATTGATACGGGAGTGGTTAGTCATAGTGATTTAAATTCTAAGTTGCTTCCAGGTTACGATATGGTGAGTGACCTAAGTTTTGCAAATGATGGAAATGGTCGTGATAACGATCCAAGTGATCCAGGAGATTGGATCTCCTTTGGGGATAGTTGTTACCAAGGTCAGAGTCGAAACTCTACTTGGCATGGAACTCATGTGGCGGGAATTATCGCTGCCTCTTCTAATAATTCTAAAGGAATTGCTGGAGTTAATTGGAATGCAAAAATACTTCCTGTAAGGGCCCTTGGAAAGTGTGGCGGTTATACGACTGATATCGCCGATGCAGTTAAATGGGCGGCCGGTGTTTCAGTTGCTGGTACGCCTACAAATCAAAATCCTGCCTCAGTGATTAATCTCTCCCTTGGGGGAAGTGGTCCTTGTAGTGCTTATATGCAAGATGCGATTAATCAAGCGAAGTCTAAGGGAGCAGTGGTTGTCGTTGCTGCCGGAAATAGCAGCGCCAATTTAGATACAACTGATTTTACACCTGCAAATTGTCAGGGAGTTCTTGTGGTTGGCTCTAGTACTCAGAATGGATACAAGAGTTATTTCTCTAATTACGGAAAGGTTGTTGATGTATCGGCACCTGGAGGTGGAAATGGTTCAAGTGTATTGAGTTTAGGAAATACAGGAAGCACTACTCCTAGTAGCGAGAGCTATGTCTATCAAAGTGGAACGAGTATGTCGGCACCTCACGTCGCAGGAATTGTTTCACTCATGAAAGGAGTTAACCCTGGACTTTATCCAGATCAATTAATGGCCCTAGTAAAAGAGGCCGCAAAGAGTTTTCCTTGGTCAAGTGGATGTGAAGATGGAGAGTGTGGTAGTGGAATTGCTCTAGCGTGGAGAGCGATTGAGTTGGCCCAAGTTGAATCACCAGACTCTACTTTTAGAGATACGGAAGAGACTAGAGCGGGGACAGCTCCTATTTCGCAATCGCCGACTATGAGTACTTCAGGGGACTCTGGAGGACTTTGTGGAAGCGTTATCTATAAAGACGAGTCAAAGAATAACTCAGCAGGTGGCTCACTCTTTATGGTTATTGCCTTTGCTCTAATATCTATATCATTACTTAAGAAGAAAATAGTGGCCTAA